The Bombus huntii isolate Logan2020A chromosome 11, iyBomHunt1.1, whole genome shotgun sequence genome includes a window with the following:
- the LOC126870938 gene encoding polycomb protein Asx isoform X1, translating into MDTDVELAKGEGCETSPGCSGYSSMVHSKKVIKHALRQQAKRRRKNTTIAAGNSRTLPRIVVKPLPPPPPNDPPSPVNNVQHINTTTEEPAATMREVLASLPGFSLKSGRRRSTKRLSATAQLEAGLVDLESPASILASTSLRALLNRHTFQGLPPLYQRKLAQLLPAVDRQDAATSGLNNEFFARACLEWRKRLAEGEFTPENQQRLKMEAERDKNKLDPWKVKHFEPIWGEKREPKLRSGLHCITETRSGGAVTRSSLRLRLESNVDTPVSDTPCPIMSEDKVEEDNCKVETSINNSDELNETTEIQELLPAEYNETTHTLIDEKHIESVNINSVETIPDTEMRQDKLEEDEKIIDLPEKQDIIEENEVVTQVCQESISNTTNYDEEIHLPQDEKNLQSMENHILEVSEENRILLPEENTSPRSSEQTEQIPHTTRETSSQLSTECTSQTSIDQVPQISKQEISQMSEEQIYPMSDCETTTILETSPSHEQVRPTEIVMDDSTLINNNQTEATQVSHENPTDGESQIPEGMEIDSETLQRIHELEVRGEMREVYEEISGCSEEIIYPILDGMEMGSNNAEETETQVVSGQSEVTREQQDVNSGNEDEALREANNYVCSEMLECSWSVDPTVNNINNNNRTQEELQVPWPLVAAALDGSVAANITVTTQDECNETPTSTDSANPPQQFINADSNVESVNCIQLPVVQGTPFQSEGLAIGTPGTSCIMKNFQSQSPPVITFPQLQSIRFVQTNFSDQNTTSTLNSTSPITAQIQNQQNTTSQVNIMRTQEEVVQLNTQNSTTRNIRNTVTQNQVPNTVTAAIGVQPQNRAQNTIVIQHQASAPTQPRQVVATIQQQQYPGTAVAVSSRSSRSNNQGSQRGSRNSNKEQGGGRSRSTTKEPPGAVNLERSYQICQAVIQSSPNRDQLKAHLKPPPSLLARGDGAFTTNKSGGRTITTVKTQKPSQTIQNKQAQNKTQAVMLRHVFATARQATSTEVPESNTVAQLGSTTTGGLGQYILVQRTGVGDSAPRASSAPPLPPQIAGMGVGVHLVRGRPASAGEGSHQAVTLKARGTDGRGGGGAEPGAPGMIMGGDPPPPCECNMRGAMVICRQCGAFCHDDCIGPQRICATCLIR; encoded by the exons ATGGACACAGATGTAGAACTTGCCAAAGGTGAAGGGTGTGAAACTAGTCCAGGTTGCTCTGGCTATTCTAGCATGGTGCACAgtaaaaaagttattaaaCATGCACTACGTCAGCAGGCTAAGAGACGTAGAAAAAATACTACAATTGCAGCTGGCAATTCTCGTACTCTTCCAAGGATTGTCGTTAAACCACTACCTCCACCTCCACCGAATGATCCTCCTTCTCCTGTTAATAATGTACAACATATTAATACTA CAACTGAGGAGCCTGCTGCCACAATGAGAGAAGTCCTAGCAAGCTTGCCAGGATTTAGTTTAAAATCTGGACGTAGACGATCAACAAAACGATTATCAGCAACTGCACAACTAGAGGCTGGTCTTGTAGATCTTGAGTCTCCAGCAAGTATCTTAGCAAGTACGAGTTTACGTGCTCTTTTAAATAGGCATACCTTTCAAGGTTTACCACCTTTATATCAAAGGAAACTTGCACAACTTTTACCGGCTGTAGATAGACag GATGCTGCTACATCTGGATTAAATAATGAATTCTTTGCACGAGCTTGCTTAGAATGGCGTAAACGTTTGGCAGAAGGAGAGTTTACTCCAGAGAATCAACAAAGATTGAAGATGGAGGCAGAGAGAGATAAGAATAAATTGGATCCATGGAAAGTTAAACATTTTGAACCCATATGGGGTGAGAAACGTGAACCTAAACTTAGATCAGGTCTTCACTGTATTACTGAAACAAGATCTGGCGGAGCTGTAACGCGTTCAAGTTTAAGACTTCGTTTAGAATCTAATGTAGATACACCTGTATCAGATACTCCCTGTCCTATTATGTCTGAAGATAAAGTCGAAGAAGATAATTGTAAAGTTGAAACTAGTATAAATAATTCAGACGAATTGAACGAAACAACAGAAATACAAGAATTATTACCAGCAGAATATAACGAAACAACGCATACATTAATCGATGAAAAACATATAGAATCTGTAAACATAAATTCTGTAGAAACGATACCTGATACTGAAATGCGTCAGGATAAATTAGAGGAAGACGAGAAAATTATTGATCTTCCAGAAAAACAAGATATAATTGAAGAGAATGAAGTAGTAACTCAGGTTTGTCAAGAAAGTATTTCAAACACGACGAATTATGACGAAGAAATTCATTTACCTCAAGATGAAAAGAATCTTCAATCAATGGAGAACCACATCCTCGAAGTATCCGAGGAAAATAGAATACTCTTACCTGAAGAGAATACTTCACCAAGATCCAGTGAACAAACAGAACAAATCCCTCATACAACCAGGGAGACATCGTCCCAATTATCAACAGAATGTACGTCTCAAACTTCCATAGATCAAGTACCGCAAATTTCGAAACAGGAAATATCTCAAATGTCGGAAGAACAAATTTATCCAATGTCTGACTGTGAGACTACAACTATACTCGAGACTTCACCATCGCACGAGCAAGTTAGACCGACCGAAATCGTTATGGATGATTCTacgttaattaataacaatcAAACTGAAGCAACACAGGTTTCTCATGAGAATCCAACGGACGGTGAATCGCAAATTCCTGAAGGAATGGAAATCGACAGTGAAACGTTGCAACGTATTCACGAATTGGAG GTAAGGGGAGAAATGCGCGAAGTGTACGAAGAGATTTCGGGATGTTCTGAAGAAATAATATACCCTATTCTTGATGGAATGGAAATGGGGTCGAATAATGCCGAAGAAACTGAAACGCAAGTGGTCTCGGGGCAGTCGGAAGTTACTAGAGAGCAGCAAGATGTAAATAGTGGAAACGAAGATGAAGCTCTTCGAGAAGCAAATAACTACGTTTGTTCTGAAATGTTAGAATGTAGTTGGTCGGTAGACCCCACagttaataatattaacaataataacaGG aCTCAGGAAGAGCTTCAAGTTCCATGGCCACTAGTAGCTGCAGCTCTTGATGGATCTGTGGCCGCTAATATTACGGTAACCACTCAGGACGAATGCAACGAGACACCTACTTCGACTGATTCAGCTAACCCACCACAGCAATTTATTAATGCAGATTCTAATGTAGAATCAGTCAACTGTATTCAACTACCAGTTGTTCAGGGAACTCCGTTTCAGTCAGAAGGTCTCGCAATCGGTACACCAGGAACGAGTTGTATAATGAAGAATTTTCAGTCTCAAAGCCCACCTGTTATTACCTTTCCACAACTGCAGTCCATCAGATTTgtacaaacaaatttttctgaCCAAAACACTACATCGACTTTGAATAGCACATCTCCAATTACTGCTCAAATTCAGAATCAACAGAATACAACCTCGCAAGTGAATATAATGAGAACGCAAGAAGAAGTCGTTCAATTAAATACTCAAAATAGCACCACACGGAATATTAGAAACACCGTAACTCAAAATCAAGTTCCGAATACCGTAACGGCCGCGATTGGTGTACAACCACAAAATCGTGCACAAAATACTATTGTTATTCAACATCAAGCGTCGGCTCCTACGCAACCACGACAAGTTGTAGCAACCATACAGCAACAACAATATCCTGGTACGGCGGTCGCTGTATCCTCAAGATCTTCGCGTTCTAATAATCAAGGTAGTCAAAGAGGTTCCAGGAATAGTAATAAAGAACAAGGAGGAGGTCGATCTCGTAGTACTACAAAAGAACCTCCTGGTGCAGTTAACTTAGAACGCAGCTATCAAATATGTCAAGCg GTCATACAAAGTTCACCAAATAGAGATCAATTGAAGGCTCATTTGAAACCTCCGCCTAGTTTACTTGCCAGAGGTGATGGAGCGTTTACGACGAATAAATCTGGTGGCCGTACAATTACGACTGTCAAAACTCAGAAACCATCACAGACGATACAAAATAAACAAGCTCAAAATAAAACGCAAGCAGTTATGTTAAGACACGTGTTTGCAACAGCACGCCAAGCTACTTCCACAGAG GTTCCAGAAAGCAATACCGTAGCACAATTAGGATCCACTACAACAGGCGGATTAGGTCAATATATACTAGTACAGAGAACAGGAGTTGGAGACAGTGCACCAAGAGCATCTTCTGCACCACCTCTACCTCCTCAGATCGCGGGAATGGGAGTCGGGGTGCATCTAGTACGTGGTAGACCAGCCAGTGCAGGAGAAGGTTCGCATCAGGCCGTAACGTTGAAAGCAAGGGGCACCGATGGTAGAGGAGGCGGTGGCGCCGAACCCGGAGCACCTGGTATGATCATGGGTGGAGATCCACCACCTCCCTGCGAATGTAATATGCGAGGTGCTATGGTAATATGTCGACAGTGTGGCGCGTTTTGTCACGATGACTGCATCGGGCCTCAACGTATCTGTGCTACCTGTCTGATACGTTAA
- the LOC126870938 gene encoding polycomb protein Asx isoform X2, protein MDTDVELAKGEGCETSPGCSGYSSMVHSKKVIKHALRQQAKRRRKNTTIAAGNSRTLPRIVVKPLPPPPPNDPPSPVNNVQHINTTTEEPAATMREVLASLPGFSLKSGRRRSTKRLSATAQLEAGLVDLESPASILASTSLRALLNRHTFQGLPPLYQRKLAQLLPAVDRQDAATSGLNNEFFARACLEWRKRLAEGEFTPENQQRLKMEAERDKNKLDPWKVKHFEPIWGEKREPKLRSGLHCITETRSGGAVTRSSLRLRLESNVDTPVSDTPCPIMSEDKVEEDNCKVETSINNSDELNETTEIQELLPAEYNETTHTLIDEKHIESVNINSVETIPDTEMRQDKLEEDEKIIDLPEKQDIIEENEVVTQVCQESISNTTNYDEEIHLPQDEKNLQSMENHILEVSEENRILLPEENTSPRSSEQTEQIPHTTRETSSQLSTECTSQTSIDQVPQISKQEISQMSEEQIYPMSDCETTTILETSPSHEQVRPTEIVMDDSTLINNNQTEATQVSHENPTDGESQIPEGMEIDSETLQRIHELEVRGEMREVYEEISGCSEEIIYPILDGMEMGSNNAEETETQVVSGQSEVTREQQDVNSGNEDEALREANNYVCSEMLECSWSVDPTVNNINNNNRTQEELQVPWPLVAAALDGSVAANITVTTQDECNETPTSTDSANPPQQFINADSNVESVNCIQLPVVQGTPFQSEGLAIGTPGTSCIMKNFQSQSPPVITFPQLQSIRFVQTNFSDQNTTSTLNSTSPITAQIQNQQNTTSQVNIMRTQEEVVQLNTQNSTTRNIRNTVTQNQVPNTVTAAIGVQPQNRAQNTIVIQHQASAPTQPRQVVATIQQQQYPGTAVAVSSRSSRSNNQGSQRGSRNSNKEQGGGRSRSTTKEPPGAVNLERSYQICQAVIQSSPNRDQLKAHLKPPPSLLARGDGAFTTNKSGGRTITTVKTQKPSQTIQNKQAQNKTQAVMLRHVFATARQATSTEVPESNTVAQLGSTTTGGLGQYILVQRTGVGDSAPRASSAPPLPPQIAGMGVGVHLVRGRPASAGEGSHQAVTLKARGTDGRGGGGAEPGAPVYVMTKVRIWRS, encoded by the exons ATGGACACAGATGTAGAACTTGCCAAAGGTGAAGGGTGTGAAACTAGTCCAGGTTGCTCTGGCTATTCTAGCATGGTGCACAgtaaaaaagttattaaaCATGCACTACGTCAGCAGGCTAAGAGACGTAGAAAAAATACTACAATTGCAGCTGGCAATTCTCGTACTCTTCCAAGGATTGTCGTTAAACCACTACCTCCACCTCCACCGAATGATCCTCCTTCTCCTGTTAATAATGTACAACATATTAATACTA CAACTGAGGAGCCTGCTGCCACAATGAGAGAAGTCCTAGCAAGCTTGCCAGGATTTAGTTTAAAATCTGGACGTAGACGATCAACAAAACGATTATCAGCAACTGCACAACTAGAGGCTGGTCTTGTAGATCTTGAGTCTCCAGCAAGTATCTTAGCAAGTACGAGTTTACGTGCTCTTTTAAATAGGCATACCTTTCAAGGTTTACCACCTTTATATCAAAGGAAACTTGCACAACTTTTACCGGCTGTAGATAGACag GATGCTGCTACATCTGGATTAAATAATGAATTCTTTGCACGAGCTTGCTTAGAATGGCGTAAACGTTTGGCAGAAGGAGAGTTTACTCCAGAGAATCAACAAAGATTGAAGATGGAGGCAGAGAGAGATAAGAATAAATTGGATCCATGGAAAGTTAAACATTTTGAACCCATATGGGGTGAGAAACGTGAACCTAAACTTAGATCAGGTCTTCACTGTATTACTGAAACAAGATCTGGCGGAGCTGTAACGCGTTCAAGTTTAAGACTTCGTTTAGAATCTAATGTAGATACACCTGTATCAGATACTCCCTGTCCTATTATGTCTGAAGATAAAGTCGAAGAAGATAATTGTAAAGTTGAAACTAGTATAAATAATTCAGACGAATTGAACGAAACAACAGAAATACAAGAATTATTACCAGCAGAATATAACGAAACAACGCATACATTAATCGATGAAAAACATATAGAATCTGTAAACATAAATTCTGTAGAAACGATACCTGATACTGAAATGCGTCAGGATAAATTAGAGGAAGACGAGAAAATTATTGATCTTCCAGAAAAACAAGATATAATTGAAGAGAATGAAGTAGTAACTCAGGTTTGTCAAGAAAGTATTTCAAACACGACGAATTATGACGAAGAAATTCATTTACCTCAAGATGAAAAGAATCTTCAATCAATGGAGAACCACATCCTCGAAGTATCCGAGGAAAATAGAATACTCTTACCTGAAGAGAATACTTCACCAAGATCCAGTGAACAAACAGAACAAATCCCTCATACAACCAGGGAGACATCGTCCCAATTATCAACAGAATGTACGTCTCAAACTTCCATAGATCAAGTACCGCAAATTTCGAAACAGGAAATATCTCAAATGTCGGAAGAACAAATTTATCCAATGTCTGACTGTGAGACTACAACTATACTCGAGACTTCACCATCGCACGAGCAAGTTAGACCGACCGAAATCGTTATGGATGATTCTacgttaattaataacaatcAAACTGAAGCAACACAGGTTTCTCATGAGAATCCAACGGACGGTGAATCGCAAATTCCTGAAGGAATGGAAATCGACAGTGAAACGTTGCAACGTATTCACGAATTGGAG GTAAGGGGAGAAATGCGCGAAGTGTACGAAGAGATTTCGGGATGTTCTGAAGAAATAATATACCCTATTCTTGATGGAATGGAAATGGGGTCGAATAATGCCGAAGAAACTGAAACGCAAGTGGTCTCGGGGCAGTCGGAAGTTACTAGAGAGCAGCAAGATGTAAATAGTGGAAACGAAGATGAAGCTCTTCGAGAAGCAAATAACTACGTTTGTTCTGAAATGTTAGAATGTAGTTGGTCGGTAGACCCCACagttaataatattaacaataataacaGG aCTCAGGAAGAGCTTCAAGTTCCATGGCCACTAGTAGCTGCAGCTCTTGATGGATCTGTGGCCGCTAATATTACGGTAACCACTCAGGACGAATGCAACGAGACACCTACTTCGACTGATTCAGCTAACCCACCACAGCAATTTATTAATGCAGATTCTAATGTAGAATCAGTCAACTGTATTCAACTACCAGTTGTTCAGGGAACTCCGTTTCAGTCAGAAGGTCTCGCAATCGGTACACCAGGAACGAGTTGTATAATGAAGAATTTTCAGTCTCAAAGCCCACCTGTTATTACCTTTCCACAACTGCAGTCCATCAGATTTgtacaaacaaatttttctgaCCAAAACACTACATCGACTTTGAATAGCACATCTCCAATTACTGCTCAAATTCAGAATCAACAGAATACAACCTCGCAAGTGAATATAATGAGAACGCAAGAAGAAGTCGTTCAATTAAATACTCAAAATAGCACCACACGGAATATTAGAAACACCGTAACTCAAAATCAAGTTCCGAATACCGTAACGGCCGCGATTGGTGTACAACCACAAAATCGTGCACAAAATACTATTGTTATTCAACATCAAGCGTCGGCTCCTACGCAACCACGACAAGTTGTAGCAACCATACAGCAACAACAATATCCTGGTACGGCGGTCGCTGTATCCTCAAGATCTTCGCGTTCTAATAATCAAGGTAGTCAAAGAGGTTCCAGGAATAGTAATAAAGAACAAGGAGGAGGTCGATCTCGTAGTACTACAAAAGAACCTCCTGGTGCAGTTAACTTAGAACGCAGCTATCAAATATGTCAAGCg GTCATACAAAGTTCACCAAATAGAGATCAATTGAAGGCTCATTTGAAACCTCCGCCTAGTTTACTTGCCAGAGGTGATGGAGCGTTTACGACGAATAAATCTGGTGGCCGTACAATTACGACTGTCAAAACTCAGAAACCATCACAGACGATACAAAATAAACAAGCTCAAAATAAAACGCAAGCAGTTATGTTAAGACACGTGTTTGCAACAGCACGCCAAGCTACTTCCACAGAG GTTCCAGAAAGCAATACCGTAGCACAATTAGGATCCACTACAACAGGCGGATTAGGTCAATATATACTAGTACAGAGAACAGGAGTTGGAGACAGTGCACCAAGAGCATCTTCTGCACCACCTCTACCTCCTCAGATCGCGGGAATGGGAGTCGGGGTGCATCTAGTACGTGGTAGACCAGCCAGTGCAGGAGAAGGTTCGCATCAGGCCGTAACGTTGAAAGCAAGGGGCACCGATGGTAGAGGAGGCGGTGGCGCCGAACCCGGAGCACCTG TGTACGTGATGACTAAAGTGCGGATTTGGCGATCGTGA
- the LOC126870938 gene encoding putative Polycomb group protein ASXL3 isoform X3, whose product MDTDVELAKGEGCETSPGCSGYSSMVHSKKVIKHALRQQAKRRRKNTTIAAGNSRTLPRIVVKPLPPPPPNDPPSPVNNVQHINTTTEEPAATMREVLASLPGFSLKSGRRRSTKRLSATAQLEAGLVDLESPASILASTSLRALLNRHTFQGLPPLYQRKLAQLLPAVDRQDAATSGLNNEFFARACLEWRKRLAEGEFTPENQQRLKMEAERDKNKLDPWKVKHFEPIWGEKREPKLRSGLHCITETRSGGAVTRSSLRLRLESNVDTPVSDTPCPIMSEDKVEEDNCKVETSINNSDELNETTEIQELLPAEYNETTHTLIDEKHIESVNINSVETIPDTEMRQDKLEEDEKIIDLPEKQDIIEENEVVTQVCQESISNTTNYDEEIHLPQDEKNLQSMENHILEVSEENRILLPEENTSPRSSEQTEQIPHTTRETSSQLSTECTSQTSIDQVPQISKQEISQMSEEQIYPMSDCETTTILETSPSHEQVRPTEIVMDDSTLINNNQTEATQVSHENPTDGESQIPEGMEIDSETLQRIHELEVRGEMREVYEEISGCSEEIIYPILDGMEMGSNNAEETETQVVSGQSEVTREQQDVNSGNEDEALREANNYVCSEMLECSWSVDPTVNNINNNNRTQEELQVPWPLVAAALDGSVAANITVTTQDECNETPTSTDSANPPQQFINADSNVESVNCIQLPVVQGTPFQSEGLAIGTPGTSCIMKNFQSQSPPVITFPQLQSIRFVQTNFSDQNTTSTLNSTSPITAQIQNQQNTTSQVNIMRTQEEVVQLNTQNSTTRNIRNTVTQNQVPNTVTAAIGVQPQNRAQNTIVIQHQASAPTQPRQVVATIQQQQYPGTAVAVSSRSSRSNNQGSQRGSRNSNKEQGGGRSRSTTKEPPGAVNLERSYQICQAVIQSSPNRDQLKAHLKPPPSLLARGDGAFTTNKSGGRTITTVKTQKPSQTIQNKQAQNKTQAVMLRHVFATARQATSTEC is encoded by the exons ATGGACACAGATGTAGAACTTGCCAAAGGTGAAGGGTGTGAAACTAGTCCAGGTTGCTCTGGCTATTCTAGCATGGTGCACAgtaaaaaagttattaaaCATGCACTACGTCAGCAGGCTAAGAGACGTAGAAAAAATACTACAATTGCAGCTGGCAATTCTCGTACTCTTCCAAGGATTGTCGTTAAACCACTACCTCCACCTCCACCGAATGATCCTCCTTCTCCTGTTAATAATGTACAACATATTAATACTA CAACTGAGGAGCCTGCTGCCACAATGAGAGAAGTCCTAGCAAGCTTGCCAGGATTTAGTTTAAAATCTGGACGTAGACGATCAACAAAACGATTATCAGCAACTGCACAACTAGAGGCTGGTCTTGTAGATCTTGAGTCTCCAGCAAGTATCTTAGCAAGTACGAGTTTACGTGCTCTTTTAAATAGGCATACCTTTCAAGGTTTACCACCTTTATATCAAAGGAAACTTGCACAACTTTTACCGGCTGTAGATAGACag GATGCTGCTACATCTGGATTAAATAATGAATTCTTTGCACGAGCTTGCTTAGAATGGCGTAAACGTTTGGCAGAAGGAGAGTTTACTCCAGAGAATCAACAAAGATTGAAGATGGAGGCAGAGAGAGATAAGAATAAATTGGATCCATGGAAAGTTAAACATTTTGAACCCATATGGGGTGAGAAACGTGAACCTAAACTTAGATCAGGTCTTCACTGTATTACTGAAACAAGATCTGGCGGAGCTGTAACGCGTTCAAGTTTAAGACTTCGTTTAGAATCTAATGTAGATACACCTGTATCAGATACTCCCTGTCCTATTATGTCTGAAGATAAAGTCGAAGAAGATAATTGTAAAGTTGAAACTAGTATAAATAATTCAGACGAATTGAACGAAACAACAGAAATACAAGAATTATTACCAGCAGAATATAACGAAACAACGCATACATTAATCGATGAAAAACATATAGAATCTGTAAACATAAATTCTGTAGAAACGATACCTGATACTGAAATGCGTCAGGATAAATTAGAGGAAGACGAGAAAATTATTGATCTTCCAGAAAAACAAGATATAATTGAAGAGAATGAAGTAGTAACTCAGGTTTGTCAAGAAAGTATTTCAAACACGACGAATTATGACGAAGAAATTCATTTACCTCAAGATGAAAAGAATCTTCAATCAATGGAGAACCACATCCTCGAAGTATCCGAGGAAAATAGAATACTCTTACCTGAAGAGAATACTTCACCAAGATCCAGTGAACAAACAGAACAAATCCCTCATACAACCAGGGAGACATCGTCCCAATTATCAACAGAATGTACGTCTCAAACTTCCATAGATCAAGTACCGCAAATTTCGAAACAGGAAATATCTCAAATGTCGGAAGAACAAATTTATCCAATGTCTGACTGTGAGACTACAACTATACTCGAGACTTCACCATCGCACGAGCAAGTTAGACCGACCGAAATCGTTATGGATGATTCTacgttaattaataacaatcAAACTGAAGCAACACAGGTTTCTCATGAGAATCCAACGGACGGTGAATCGCAAATTCCTGAAGGAATGGAAATCGACAGTGAAACGTTGCAACGTATTCACGAATTGGAG GTAAGGGGAGAAATGCGCGAAGTGTACGAAGAGATTTCGGGATGTTCTGAAGAAATAATATACCCTATTCTTGATGGAATGGAAATGGGGTCGAATAATGCCGAAGAAACTGAAACGCAAGTGGTCTCGGGGCAGTCGGAAGTTACTAGAGAGCAGCAAGATGTAAATAGTGGAAACGAAGATGAAGCTCTTCGAGAAGCAAATAACTACGTTTGTTCTGAAATGTTAGAATGTAGTTGGTCGGTAGACCCCACagttaataatattaacaataataacaGG aCTCAGGAAGAGCTTCAAGTTCCATGGCCACTAGTAGCTGCAGCTCTTGATGGATCTGTGGCCGCTAATATTACGGTAACCACTCAGGACGAATGCAACGAGACACCTACTTCGACTGATTCAGCTAACCCACCACAGCAATTTATTAATGCAGATTCTAATGTAGAATCAGTCAACTGTATTCAACTACCAGTTGTTCAGGGAACTCCGTTTCAGTCAGAAGGTCTCGCAATCGGTACACCAGGAACGAGTTGTATAATGAAGAATTTTCAGTCTCAAAGCCCACCTGTTATTACCTTTCCACAACTGCAGTCCATCAGATTTgtacaaacaaatttttctgaCCAAAACACTACATCGACTTTGAATAGCACATCTCCAATTACTGCTCAAATTCAGAATCAACAGAATACAACCTCGCAAGTGAATATAATGAGAACGCAAGAAGAAGTCGTTCAATTAAATACTCAAAATAGCACCACACGGAATATTAGAAACACCGTAACTCAAAATCAAGTTCCGAATACCGTAACGGCCGCGATTGGTGTACAACCACAAAATCGTGCACAAAATACTATTGTTATTCAACATCAAGCGTCGGCTCCTACGCAACCACGACAAGTTGTAGCAACCATACAGCAACAACAATATCCTGGTACGGCGGTCGCTGTATCCTCAAGATCTTCGCGTTCTAATAATCAAGGTAGTCAAAGAGGTTCCAGGAATAGTAATAAAGAACAAGGAGGAGGTCGATCTCGTAGTACTACAAAAGAACCTCCTGGTGCAGTTAACTTAGAACGCAGCTATCAAATATGTCAAGCg GTCATACAAAGTTCACCAAATAGAGATCAATTGAAGGCTCATTTGAAACCTCCGCCTAGTTTACTTGCCAGAGGTGATGGAGCGTTTACGACGAATAAATCTGGTGGCCGTACAATTACGACTGTCAAAACTCAGAAACCATCACAGACGATACAAAATAAACAAGCTCAAAATAAAACGCAAGCAGTTATGTTAAGACACGTGTTTGCAACAGCACGCCAAGCTACTTCCACAGAG TGCTAA